In a single window of the Nicotiana tomentosiformis chromosome 10, ASM39032v3, whole genome shotgun sequence genome:
- the LOC104103165 gene encoding soluble inorganic pyrophosphatase 6, chloroplastic-like → MAAARVMLSANNTLTTSLTSKIPLQKPNSFNLCFRNGSAAAHRSRLFTCTAIYNPQIQIKEQGLPETLDYRVFFVDGSGKKVSPWHDIPLHLGDGVFNFIAEIPKESSAKMEVATDELYTPIKQDTKKGKLRYYPYNIHWNYGLLPQTWEDPLFANAEVEGAFGDNDPVDVVEIGESRAKVGQVLKVKPLAALAMIDEGELDWKIVAISLDDPRASLVNDIDDVEKHFPGTLTAIRDWFRDYKIPDGKPANKFGLGNKPANKDYALTIITETNESWAKLVKRSIPAGDLSLV, encoded by the exons ATGGCGGCTGCAAGAGTAATGCTATCGGCCAATAACACTCTAACAACTTCTCTTACATctaaaattcctctccaaaagcCCAATAGTTTCAACCTTTGTTTCCGCAATGGGTCTGCTGCTGCACACAGGAGCCGACTTTTCACTTGCACTGCTATTTACAATCCTCAGATTCAAATCAAAGAACAAGGCCTGCCCGAAACTTTAGATTACCGTGTCTTTTTCGTTGATGGTTCCGGCAAAAAG GTGTCCCCTTGGCATGACATACCACTGCATTTAGGTGATGGTGTTTTCAATTTTATTGCTGAAATTCCTAAAGAATCAAGTGCAAAGATGGAAGTTGCAACAGATGAGCTGTACACTCCAATTAAACAAGACACAAAGAAGGGGAAACTTAGATACTATCC ATATAATATTCATTGGAACTATGGATTGCTTCCTCAAACCTGGGAAGACCCTTTATTTGCAAATGCTGAAGTTGAGGGGGCATTTGGAGATAATGACCCTG TTGATGTTGTTGAGATTGGGGAAAGCCGTGCTAAAGTTGGCCAGGTCTTGAAGGTCAAACCTTTAGCTGCTTTGGCAATGATTGATGAAGGAGAACTTGACTGGAAAATAGTTGCTATTTCCCTAGATGATCCCCGAGCGTCACTTGTCAATGATATTGATGATGTGGAGAAACATTTTCCG GGCACTCTGACAGCTATCAGGGACTGGTTTAGAGACTATAAGATCCCTGACGGAAAGCCTGCTaacaagtttggacttggaaacaAGCCAGCTAACAAG GATTATGCACTTACGATTATTACGGAAACCAACGAGTCTTGGGCAAAGCTTGTTAAGAGATCTATCCCTGCTGGTGACCTTTCCCTTGTGTAG